From a single Maniola hyperantus chromosome 3, iAphHyp1.2, whole genome shotgun sequence genomic region:
- the LOC117996609 gene encoding late secretory pathway protein AVL9 homolog isoform X1, with protein MSFINDPVLNIIVVGFHHKKGCQVEHCYPELIPGSPSELPAAWRYLPALALPDGSHNYLSDTIFFSLPGLTEPAHTVYGVSCFRQIPVEQVAQKTEDMTRSSVQKSVCVICRAPLFGRLAIKMELVVRAWFLQGDFSQTKLLEDAFKHLNSCPVQIDQTLEGLSVQKIVENWRHKALLLFKLLLLRRKILIYGSPAGSLSATLLTLVSLLPQCLEQGLSQSANVVLSRPLSPVPIIVPEGKCTDVVDGNTIILNDALINGTNQFEEELSPKETGNMLEEKDRVSRQSFDDSLLSDVVDRQELSGGRDKCHSIGEKYKSQKPTDAQQSPTMARDMSVDGLYNLTGQIDQTECGFPLPLFEDGYICLPYLSLQYLDLLSDPSVQGFVVGASNVLFKQKRQLFDVLVELNEMRIETADLGLRRQLTLGTEDLRFADHVVRHASTQGDAWIRDQFASYLIYLMRTSLLPEGSREIESYNTQFMSAFKATPAYEKWLKATNNADIEAFVNLMPLHPFSGQLSVADMKLKFAHTMSTTEGGRKVTAAVASTGRAVASTSRAVGGALSHARGALSGWWSALTAPSSAPSTASENSLDDKLDVSDAADPSDAEDVLDHLHEDNRKTPNPDADPPDKVIDEQSTRVGKITVI; from the exons ATGTCGTTTATAAATGATCCAGTATTAAATATTATCGTAGTGGGGTTTCATCATAAAAAAGGTTGCCAG GTTGAACATTGCTATCCTGAATTAATTCCTGGCAGTCCTTCGGAGCTTCCTGCGGCCTGGCGTTACCTTCCAGCTCTGGCCTTGCCTGATGGGTCTCATAACTACCTCTctgatacaatattttttagtttGCCAGGATTGACTGAACCCGCCCATACTGTGTATGGTGTATCATGTTTTCGCCAAATTCCTGTAGAG CAAGTGGCTCAAAAAACAGAAGATATGACAAGAAGTTCTGTTCAAAAAAGCGTTTGTGTAATATGTCGAGCCCCCCTATTCGGTCGTCTTGCCATAAAAATGGAATTAGTTGTGCGAGCATGGTTCCTGCAGGGTGACTTCTCACAAACGAAGCTATTGGAAGATGCTTTTAAACATCTAAATAGCTGTCCTGTCCAAATAGACCAAACGCTGGAAG GTTTATCAGTACAAAAAATAGTTGAAAACTGGAGACATAAagctttattgttattcaaaCTGCTCTTGCTGCGtagaaaaatacttatatatgGATCCCCAGCGGGATCACTGTCAGCCACTCTGTTGACTCTTGTGTCACTCTTGCCACAGTGCTTGGAGCAGGGATTATCACAATCTGCTAATGTGGT CTTATCGAGACCATTGTCACCAGTACCAATAATAGTGCCAGAAGGTAAATGTACAGATGTAGTTGATGGCAACACAATAATTCTTAACGATGCTCTCATAAATGGTACAAATCAATTTGAGGAGGAACTCTCACCAAAAGAGACAGGTAATATGTTAGAGGAAAAGGATAGGGTGAGCAGACAAAGTTTTGATGACTCCCTCTTATCAGATGTGGTGGACAGACAGGAGCTGTCAGGTGGTAGAGACAAGTGCCACAGCATCggtgaaaaatataaatcacaGAAACCCACAGATGCCCAGCAAAGTCCGACCATGGCAAGGGACATGAGTGTCGATGGACTGTACAATCTTACGGGGCAGATTGATCAAACTGAATGTGGGTTTCCATTACCACTGTTTGAAGATGGGTATATTTGCTTACCATACTTGTCCCTGCAGTATTTAGACCTGTTGTCTGATCCGAGTGTGCAAGGATTTGTCGTCGGCGCTTCgaatgtgctttttaagcaGAAAAGGCAACTGTTTGATGTGTTAGTGGAGCTTAATGAAATGAGGATAGAGACTGCAGATTTAGGTCTCAGGAGGCAGCTAACTCTGGGCACGGAGGATCTGCGGTTCGCCGACCACGTGGTGCGCCACGCTTCCACGCAGGGCGACGCGTGGATACGAGACCAATTTGCAAGTTATCTGATTTATTTAATGAGGACATCACTTTTGCCag AGGGAAGCAGGGAGATAGAATCTTATAATACTCAATTTATGAGTGCTTTCAAAGCAACTCCTGCATACGAGAAGTGGTTGAAGGCGACAAATAATGCGGACATAGAAGCTTTTGTGAATCTTATGCCCTTACATCCTTTCAGTGGTCAACTCTCTGTAGCTGATATGAAACTAAAATTTGCCCA TACGATGTCGACGACGGAGGGCGGGCGTAAGGTGACCGCAGCGGTGGCGAGCACGGGCCGCGCCGTCGCGAGCACGTCGCGCGCGGTGGGCGGTGCGCTGTCACACGCGCGCGGCGCGCTGTCGGGCTGGTGGAGCGCGCTCACCGCGCCCTCCTCGGCGCCCTCCACCGCGTCGGAAAACTCGCTCGACGACAAGCTCGACGTGTCCGACGCGGCCGACCCCTCCGACGCGGAGGACGTCCTCGACCACCTTCACGAGGACAACAGAAAGACCCCCAACCCCGACGCAGACCCGCCCGACAAGGTCATCGACGAACAGTCCACTCGTGTCGGCAAAATAACAGTCATTTGa
- the LOC117996609 gene encoding late secretory pathway protein AVL9 homolog isoform X2 yields the protein MTRSSVQKSVCVICRAPLFGRLAIKMELVVRAWFLQGDFSQTKLLEDAFKHLNSCPVQIDQTLEGLSVQKIVENWRHKALLLFKLLLLRRKILIYGSPAGSLSATLLTLVSLLPQCLEQGLSQSANVVLSRPLSPVPIIVPEGKCTDVVDGNTIILNDALINGTNQFEEELSPKETGNMLEEKDRVSRQSFDDSLLSDVVDRQELSGGRDKCHSIGEKYKSQKPTDAQQSPTMARDMSVDGLYNLTGQIDQTECGFPLPLFEDGYICLPYLSLQYLDLLSDPSVQGFVVGASNVLFKQKRQLFDVLVELNEMRIETADLGLRRQLTLGTEDLRFADHVVRHASTQGDAWIRDQFASYLIYLMRTSLLPEGSREIESYNTQFMSAFKATPAYEKWLKATNNADIEAFVNLMPLHPFSGQLSVADMKLKFAHTMSTTEGGRKVTAAVASTGRAVASTSRAVGGALSHARGALSGWWSALTAPSSAPSTASENSLDDKLDVSDAADPSDAEDVLDHLHEDNRKTPNPDADPPDKVIDEQSTRVGKITVI from the exons ATGACAAGAAGTTCTGTTCAAAAAAGCGTTTGTGTAATATGTCGAGCCCCCCTATTCGGTCGTCTTGCCATAAAAATGGAATTAGTTGTGCGAGCATGGTTCCTGCAGGGTGACTTCTCACAAACGAAGCTATTGGAAGATGCTTTTAAACATCTAAATAGCTGTCCTGTCCAAATAGACCAAACGCTGGAAG GTTTATCAGTACAAAAAATAGTTGAAAACTGGAGACATAAagctttattgttattcaaaCTGCTCTTGCTGCGtagaaaaatacttatatatgGATCCCCAGCGGGATCACTGTCAGCCACTCTGTTGACTCTTGTGTCACTCTTGCCACAGTGCTTGGAGCAGGGATTATCACAATCTGCTAATGTGGT CTTATCGAGACCATTGTCACCAGTACCAATAATAGTGCCAGAAGGTAAATGTACAGATGTAGTTGATGGCAACACAATAATTCTTAACGATGCTCTCATAAATGGTACAAATCAATTTGAGGAGGAACTCTCACCAAAAGAGACAGGTAATATGTTAGAGGAAAAGGATAGGGTGAGCAGACAAAGTTTTGATGACTCCCTCTTATCAGATGTGGTGGACAGACAGGAGCTGTCAGGTGGTAGAGACAAGTGCCACAGCATCggtgaaaaatataaatcacaGAAACCCACAGATGCCCAGCAAAGTCCGACCATGGCAAGGGACATGAGTGTCGATGGACTGTACAATCTTACGGGGCAGATTGATCAAACTGAATGTGGGTTTCCATTACCACTGTTTGAAGATGGGTATATTTGCTTACCATACTTGTCCCTGCAGTATTTAGACCTGTTGTCTGATCCGAGTGTGCAAGGATTTGTCGTCGGCGCTTCgaatgtgctttttaagcaGAAAAGGCAACTGTTTGATGTGTTAGTGGAGCTTAATGAAATGAGGATAGAGACTGCAGATTTAGGTCTCAGGAGGCAGCTAACTCTGGGCACGGAGGATCTGCGGTTCGCCGACCACGTGGTGCGCCACGCTTCCACGCAGGGCGACGCGTGGATACGAGACCAATTTGCAAGTTATCTGATTTATTTAATGAGGACATCACTTTTGCCag AGGGAAGCAGGGAGATAGAATCTTATAATACTCAATTTATGAGTGCTTTCAAAGCAACTCCTGCATACGAGAAGTGGTTGAAGGCGACAAATAATGCGGACATAGAAGCTTTTGTGAATCTTATGCCCTTACATCCTTTCAGTGGTCAACTCTCTGTAGCTGATATGAAACTAAAATTTGCCCA TACGATGTCGACGACGGAGGGCGGGCGTAAGGTGACCGCAGCGGTGGCGAGCACGGGCCGCGCCGTCGCGAGCACGTCGCGCGCGGTGGGCGGTGCGCTGTCACACGCGCGCGGCGCGCTGTCGGGCTGGTGGAGCGCGCTCACCGCGCCCTCCTCGGCGCCCTCCACCGCGTCGGAAAACTCGCTCGACGACAAGCTCGACGTGTCCGACGCGGCCGACCCCTCCGACGCGGAGGACGTCCTCGACCACCTTCACGAGGACAACAGAAAGACCCCCAACCCCGACGCAGACCCGCCCGACAAGGTCATCGACGAACAGTCCACTCGTGTCGGCAAAATAACAGTCATTTGa